TTTTTGTGTCAGCATTCAGCATTATCAGCAATGTTGTTATTAGTTTCTTAcactttccattttttttttatcgaaacCCAGAAAATGTGGGAAATTTTAcgtcaaaaaagaaaaagtccaGTGTGTCTTGGTGAAGTGtctttttgtttgaaattgaatgaaaattACTTACAAGAATATCTCGAAGCAACCATCCCTTCagctaaaatataattaagacGTTGAAAGTTACAGCTACCTCTTCCGCAGTATAAGACTGCGATCGTGCGAGGGTCCGAGTGTGAGGACTTCATCGTGGTCAAACTCCAGTCTCTTTTTTACGATAATTACCCCCATTGTCTGATGATGACTATGTTATCTATTTTGGATAATGGCATCGTTCTTGTAACAATAATATTACTTGGAAGTCGAGTCATTAACCTACATTAACTGATGCCACCAATACATTAATGGGGCCGAATTAGTTTAAATTCGATCCATTTGCCTCGCAAAAAGCCCAATGAGCTTTATGGTAAATAGGATCGAATAGAGTTTGAGTCTAAATAAGACACTCAAATTAAATATGAGTCGAATTTGGGTCTTGCTAGATTCAAACCCGATTAAGGTCTAGTCCAttttatacacacacacatttaCATATTAAATGATACATATAATATATAAGTATACATATTATAACgttaaaatattaataatttataattatgTAGATAATTATAAACTTAGGTTGAGCCTAATATGAGGCCGAAACCCATATTAAACAATATGAGTTGAGCTTAAGTTTTCTAACCTAGGTCCGAGCCAAAAATTCTAGAAGCTCGAAAGCCCCAAACTTGTCAAAACCTGACACGTAGAGTCCGATTGACACCCTTGCCAAGTACTTTATACTACTATTATTCTTCTAGTTTGTTTTTCGAACATGTAATAATTTATGTAATGCTTATCGAACGAGAAGAGGGTAATTAGCTGGGATGTTAATGTTCTCGTTAATTTAGAAAGATAAAGCAGCCGAAAGTCAGCATGACAAGTGCAGCAGGTGTCAGCTTTGATGCGTGTCATtcatttaattcttgtttttctttttctctttttttttgacacAGTTTGTTAGATAGAAAGCATATGGTAATTCATATCATTTGTCGCCTTCCCCAAAATATACTAACAGtagtgtgtgtgttttttttttttgggtaaaaaaatACCAACAGAGTTTATGCTACAATAGGCAATGGACAcaggaagaaaaaagaggatGACCAGATAAAGGGTTTAGGAGCACTGCCCAAGGCCCGGATAAGATCACAACCCACGCAATCTTGGTGGATGGAGCCGGGACAATGTAAAAAGCTGCTACCGTCAGCCAAGGACTAGAGAGGAGGGGGGATTCCGTCCCCCCACAGCACAGCTGAATCGCTGCTACCAGCCTAAAGGCTAAAGCCTATCTCCCTTGTTTGGAAGGAAGCTGCCAAACCCAGATTTCACTAGGTTCCATGTCAAAGACCTACTACTACTGACACAACATCAACCTTTCCTCGTAGACCCAGCAACCACCTCCCATAAATGCCTAAAGGCTAAAACCCATTTTCCCTTTCCATTTTCATCACCTATCCACTCCTATCCTTCCCCACTTCTCACTCTTTTCTCCAAAATGGGGACAAAAATCGTGCATATCATGTATAAGTATAGCAGTCACCTACAAGTATTTGAACTACTCTATTTCTTTCAACCCAACCCTTTCATAGGTAGGTTTAAGCTTTTGACATGACAAACCTCAGCAGGAGGACTGCGTTGCAAAATCGTTGATATTCTGTCGAGTAATTTATACAAGCAAGAGCAAGCACAAGAGCTGAACCATTAGGCATACCAGACAAAAAAAACACCCTAATCTAAACACCACCGCTCTCACCGAGACATACCATAAATACTACAAGCATTCCCTTCCACTGAACAATAAGCAAGAATCTGTGAATCCATTTTTATATTTCGTCTAGCATTCTAGCATTTTGGCTAACTATGCAATGCAAGGCAAGTCCAGCAAAATCACTATTCGCCGCTTCTCTCCCCAATATCAATGTGGCACGAAACAACATTCAATTCTACcacaataaagaaaaacaattgGAACATTGCCCACAAATCCtcattaaaatatttcaaagcAGTTGTTATATGATATTCCATATACAAAACTTCGCTACAAACTGCAAGTAGACATGGGGCAGCTGAAGGAATTAGTGCTGCCTGAAACTAATTCAGGAGCATTGAAGGCTTAAACTTTTGCTTGAGAACTAGGACGCTCAAAGGTGAATAAAAGTGAACAGAGACTTCAAAAGCAATGGCAACTCAAACAAATTCTAGAAAAAGTAATTCAGAAATGTTACAAATGGTACAGGAAAAAAATGAGATTGCTGAATCTGAATCTGATTTTATGTTCGAGTTCTGCTACTTTCCGCATTTCTTACAGGGTAGAAGTAAGGATGGGCCTGCAGAAAAAGCTCCAGTATtacaaaacaactcacaaaaCTTTCTAATAATTAAACATGCGCCACTAAACCCATAGCCTGAGGGTCTTGCCACTGAGTATATGTAGCCTTAACCAGACTTGGAGAGAGGGCACTTTAATGTATCAGAACTCTGAAACTTTGCAGCTCATAACGAAGCATATAACAACTACACAAAGGTCTGTGGTTCTCCTGCTAAATTTAATATACGTGGTCTCCTATGAAACAAAGAAAACCCTGATCCTTAAAACAAAGTATTCTTCCCAACTCATAGTTGAAAATAAGTTCCCTAGTCAAAAGGAAAGAGTTCGGAAAAGAAGATCAAGAAAGCACTGGCATTGGGCCTGTCAATACCAGACATTACTGTCAATGTAATTTGACAAAAATCTGGCATTTTCCTAAACAGAGAGAGaaccaaataacaaaataaatcaaaagtTGCTTCTTGACCTATAAAGGAGGGTTAAAGAATTTTACCATAGCTTCTTTTGCAGTAGGCCGTTCTTGATGGTCATACCGCAGCAACTTGTCAACAAAGTCAATTGCCTTGAAAACAGAATACATACAGAATCAGCAAGAATCAAGTCTAATTTGGCTCTTCACAAGTAAGACTATGTCTCCTACCTCAGGCACGGCTAAATGTTGATTATCAGAATTAACGAACTTCATCCATGGTTTCCTGCTATGCCTGTATAACAAGAATGACCAGATTCTTATACATAAACTGAGAATGAAATATACGAGAGTTAGTCAACATTGAGGTTTTTGCATTAACCTCCCAACAAGTGTAGCTAGTTGTGGGTCTAGTTCCAAGCGATACTTGTTCAGATAAGCATTTAACTCATCAGTCCCCAACACCTATCATCCATGAAAAACTAAACTATTATCACTCAAATGTGATCATCCAAATTATTCCACTCCAGAATTAAATGGCAAGCTATAACTTGCCCATGATGCATGTCAATGAAAGCAAATGCAAATTAATGCTAATTAGATTTCCATGGCCATCACCATTGACAAATATGGTTCACAAGTATTTAAACTAAACACCATTGATAAATATAGTTCACCAACgtaaacaagttcaagtagacTTAGCCACATCATGCCCAAAGTAATAACCAGATGGATAGCCAACCCAAATATCAGTTATGCTACTCTTAACACATTCATGATTGATGGTGTATCCTCACGGTAGTATTTTCTGAATGAATACTATTCTACTTACCTTAGCAATCTTAACCAATTGATCATAATTGTCATGCCCATAAAAGAAAGGCTCCTTCCGGAATATCTGCCAGCACAAGCCATCAAAATAAGCATCAAGTAAAAGAGACAAGTCCACATTATTAATCTAGTCTGCCACCAACATATAACAGTAAGAAATCATCCAGATATAATCAACCTATCCCAATTCTGTTTATTGTATGAGCAAGGTGACACTCAAAATTCAGGTacatgaaaatgaaaacaaacaaaaaatgggTATGTGCATTTGCAGGACAATCATATCAAACATTCATCAAAGAAATGAAGATAAGAAAAATTTAAAACCAAGCAGATTGCAaagaagaaaatggttgatTACCATTCCAGCAAACATACAGCCAAGACTCCACAAGTCCAGTGAGTAATCATAGTCTTGCAAATCAACAAGAAGTTCAGGCCCTTTAAAGTATCTGCAAAGTAAATGGTAAAATAATTAAGTAAGCTTAATGCAGATGAAAATGAGTACTTTCAAGGTGGGGATTAcaaacaaaatgataaaaccACTCTCCAAAAagattatattttaaaatggcTCTTGAACTTCTAATTAAAGTTGTAAGCAGGCACCAAATGCTCCAGAGTTTAAGCCACAGGTCTCTAGAAGAAATAGAGAAGCCTTATCTATGGCATCCAATACCAATAAAATCATTATTTTGATCCGCTGTCAATACCACCAGgaacaagaaacaaaacttCAGCTATACTGAatgaaaagaattaaaaaacagaaaaatctcacTACACTCCAACCAGAGTACTCAATACACCATACCAAACTCGCAAACCATCCCGCTCTAACTTGGGCTTTAGGTTAACAAACATCATGTCAATTTTCAGTCCAAAGGTGCAACCCATCCTGCTCTAATTTGAGCTTAAGTTtaacaaatatcatgtcaaTTTTCAGTTCAAAGCCattcaaacttttcaaatttactTCTTCTAGACTTCTGAATTGATAAAAGGTCATTTCCCCACTCCAATCTATTAGGCTTGAACATCAATTCCATCAGCTCAATAATGAATCCAGTCAAAAGTCAGAACTGTACAAATATCATGTCAATTTTCAGTTAAAAAACGCAACCCATCCTGCTCTAATTTGAGTTTAAGTTAAACAAATATCATGTCAATTTTCAGTTCAAAGCCattcaaacttttcaaatttactTCTTCTAGACTTCTGAATGGATAAAAAGGTCATTTCCCCACTCCAACCTATTGGGCTTGAACTTCAATTCCATCTGCTCAGTAATGAATCCAGTAAAAAGTCAGAACCGTACAAGttgattcctttttttttttaaaacttgtCTCGAAATGAATCATATCATTTCTCATCTCTTTTGTTACTTCCCTTATGCATCAGCATAAGAGTTACTTCTCATCAGTAATTCTGCAATTGAATGTGCCATAAAAGTCTAACAGAATTCTTTTAGACTAGCGTGTCCTTCCTTAAAAAAAGGGTAGGCTCCATTACTTTAAGTAAACTACTAGCATAACCCTCCGAGTTTCAGGAAAAACTCAAAATATCATGGCTTTGGACTATGATTCTGTAATGTACTGGAGATTTCTATGAGAATTAAAAGCAACCTCAATTAGGAAGGTGAATACCAAAAAACTCTGGATGCCAATTGCTATCATTCTTTTTATTTCATCATTTGGCAATCAGCATCTGAGGCCCTAATAAGAAAGCATTTCATCCTCCAAAACTTCTTTCATGCATATTTGACAGCCAATGCAACACAATACTACACCAAGAATCCACAACAGACATCCTAAATCTAGATTACAAAAAGTACATAAGAAAACACATTACTAGCATCATATGCAATCTAACCACAACAATTGGAAGGAGGCAAACCTAGAGGCTACACGAACATTGTATTCTTTTCCAGGATGATAGAATTCTGCAAGTCCCCAGTCTATAAGACGAAGTTTACGCTGCTCATGATCAATCATGACATTATGGGGCTTCACATCACGATGCATGATACCTTGAGAATGGCAATAATCTAATGCCTGcacataaaagggaaagaaaaccTCAAAATTAGAATTCTGAAAGATGACATCTTTATATGTTGGTAACTCAATAGGAACTGGAAAATGATgtcaaaggaaaataaagagATTAAAAGATTCCAGCGCACATAagaaaatcaaatcaaatgtcAAAAAAGTCATAATCTAATTGATCAAAAACTCAGCATTTTGACACCTAACCTTCCTCAATTCTCATAGCCAATGGTGAGGCTCATTTACCAGGCTCAAGGAAGTAAATTTTATACCAGTGCCactgaaatttttttataacAAAGGTACAGATACAGCTCTTACCTGGAGAATCTTATTGTACCAACAAAGTCAGTTTGCAATCTTACTGAATAACAACCCCTGAATATTACAGAGAGAGACTCTTCTTCATCAACCTATTCTTCTAGTTGATCACCAAAATCTCTTATTGGACTTTcaggaaacaaaataaaagacaatTCATGATTACTTAGAAGACACcactttcaatttttttttctactgATATCAGTTTAATCAGCATTCAGCAGCAACCTTCCACTGACCCCCTTTGCCCGTGCCCCACAAGGCAGGTTGGCTCAGAAATATGTCAGTCACTCAAGGAAACATAAATTTTCTGACACCATGTCCTATTGTAGTGAGGCTCCCTTGTTGAGAAAGATATGataaaaaattacttttaacTCCAGTTGCGGTGACAAAAGATCAGCATGCCAGCCATTACTATTCCTATCAGTCATTGTATTATGAGATACAGGTCAAGAAAGAATGTCAGGAGCAATGATCTTCAAAAACAAGTATTCAAGCATACATTACAAGTAGAGTTTTGGAAAGCTCTTGGCAGCACTTATGATAAGTCTCAACAATATCCCAATGCAAATCAACAACCACCTAGACAAATTAAATGATCAAGGTAGTCAACCCAAAATAATCAGCAGTTTACTTGCAACCTTTTGACACTAAAAGCAAAGGTCTTCCTCTACATTAGTTAAAGAGAGAGAACAAGAGGCTTGCCTTCAAAAGTTCATAAATGTAATAGCGGATATCAAAGTCTGATAGTGTGGGATAGAGCACTTTAAAATCTGTGTTGTTCACATATTCGAATATAAGACTCGGAGTCTTTGACTGCTGATCCCTAACAATATCAAGCAACTTTACAATATTTGGCCCACCACAAAGATTCTGCAGAATCTTAATCTCCCTCTTGATCTGCAATGCATGACATATAAGTAAGTTTTACAAAAGGACATAAATTAAAGAGCACAAATGAGTACTTGTTCAGATACTCGGAAAAATTCAGTCAGATTATCCATGCTAAATATATCATGCTACTACCttagcaaatatagttttcctCGAAACTGCACAATACCCTCAATACAATTATaagataaaacaaaaaatagtaATTTGCTTCTTTGGGATATGCTAGGAGGTAAATTAGATTGCTAAAAGCATTAGACGAAGAATTTTAACCGAAGCTCTGCTGCCAGTAGTGACAAAATCTATGCATTCAAAGTAAGTGAGCGAGGAAAGTTCTCTCCTTGTGCTCCTCTAACAAGTAGGCAATTGTGAGAAAGGACAATTTTGACTATGAATATTAATAAGAACATGattttctagaaaattttctaattcaTTAAAATGCTATAGTAGAATGACTACAAAATCACTTTACATGTATTCAGCTACCAATACACGAGTTTGCTTGCAATCAAATTACTTATGCCAGCTTTTCCTCTTTCAGATAAATGAGGGGAATCCCATACTATGCTCCATTTTACAGAACTAATAGAGactaagaaggaaaaagaaaacataCAAGGATACTTCAGGCATTCATAAAATATCCATTAACAGGATTTCCCTTCCCTTTGTTTCCATTCGAAAATGCGAATACACTAAAATTTTGAATAGTTTACTTTAAACCTCAAATTTCATTTCTTATCCCCATCAATAATATCCACATACACACACAGGATCCTTCCAGGCACCTCTCTTCTGTTTGCCTTCCATTTTTATCTAAACAAAGACGTCCCAACCTTTTCTAACCATGCACTATGAGAGACTAAAAGCCCAAATACTGACCAAAAACAACCAATCACAGGAGGCTTACGCATTACAAGGAATTTAAGACGTAATTCTCAAAGAAAGACAAGAGATTGGAACCTTAAATACGTTAAGAGGGCAGTCAGGAGATGCACCAAATAATTCTTCacaaagaaagaagagaacAAAAAattgacctttttctttttaacaggCTTAAGGATTTTGATAATGCATTTCTCATTGTTGGTAGTGTGAACTCCTTCGAAAACCTCACTGTATTTTCCTCTCCCCACCTTCCTTACCACCTCATAATCATCCTGCTCCCTATCACCCAACAAAAAAAAGCCCATaatcaattaaaacaaaaaaaaggtaaataaaaAAAGGTGACGAAAATAATCCAAGAAATTCATTAATTGTCACCCAATTTGCCCATAAAAATGATGGAGCAATATTTGTCACTTCAATACAATCAATTACCCCCATTGAACAGTGAGGGACTCATAATCCCAGTACTCCTTAGGGCGGATCACATTAATATCAGTATAAACCCGGGCCTTGGAGGCGGCGCCAGGGCGGCGGACAGACTTTCCGATCTTCTGCGACATGGTTTCGGATGGTGATAGCGACGGCCGGAGGCGAGTAGACGCAGGCGTAAGCTTGGGAGAATGTGTGAGCGGCGGTGATTGGGGTGGAGGTGGAGGACAAGTTTGCGAGGGTTTCTGCTTTTGCTGTTGATGAATAAGAGAGAATGGGGACCGGGAAGATAAACGGCGAAGGATGACGGTTGGGAAGGTCTTGGTTGGAGTAGGGAGAATCAAAGAGGAAGAGAAAAGGTGGCCTGTTTGAATATGAGGATGATGGTGACGAGCGATGGAGACGATGAATTGGAAACAAGGCCTTACGGCCATCAAACGGAAGAATTAACGGGGAGACTTCTTTATGcccagcagcagcagcagcacaATCACCAGCATCCAAATCAATCAAGTGGAAATAGGGATAGGGAATCCCCCCCCTCTCCGACAaaccctttctttccttttcgtatttttttttttttttccttttcccttcttaTCCCATCTTTTCCTTTGTCactcttctcttcttttctttccgttttcactttcaactTTGGTTGGATGGAATGCTGTTGATTGGAAACGACGTCGTGCAGACGTTCATCTACCCGAGCCGGCCCCCGGTTGCCATTTTAGTCCTTACTCACCTCACTGCCCTTTTCACCTTCTTCTTCAATTCATCAATGCAATGCAGCTTTAGGAGTTAGGAGTCCCCATTATGAAGATTTACTGCTATCATCATCAATGTTGCGCATGTAGGATCATCACTCACTTCAAGGCGCAAGGGCAAGGCTAGactgattattattattaattattaactaactaattaacgaCCTTGTCCAATTTTTCCGCATTAATTAATGATGTAGTCATTAGCAACGCCTTTGCTGTTGCCCTCCGTTAAATTTTACTGCTTCTTATTTGTCACATTTCTTGTCATTTGGTGGGTATTTTCCAATTCAATAGACACCCACATGTCCCATGATAGTACCCGATCATTCAATTTTAACCCTTTGGAATTTTTGttgtatagtttttttttttttttttttttttttgcatcagGTGTAATATTGTCCCTACAGTATAAATCGTGATAGAacttttcaatcacttttttttaaaaaaaaaatcttgcatATACATTTATcagaaaatattatattaaaattgtTCTAATAATACAACCACCCAAAATGGAGCTATAGTAACGTCAACATAACACAGGATCATTTCATATCTTAGCCAAAAAAGATAATGAGCAAAACAATATGCTATATAACGAACGAAAGTGTTGACGGCTTAATGTGTTTAGTACTCATTTAAGTCATTATTTTGCTTTTGTAAGGGATTGGAACGTGGATATGATTCTTGATGGTGACAATTTCTGTTCCAACCGGAAAACCGTGAAGCGGAAAATGACTTCGATTCCATATTTGGATGGCATGATGACGGAACCTTTTTACCTCAAGAAGTGACCAAGGAATCCAggtactccttttttttttttcataaaatcaTACGGGTGCACCgtattgtgatgaatttaaaaaaagtcACATATAATGGTACATTGATAAGAGGTACGGTTTGAATTTTTTACCTCTCACAACCATAATACATGTGATAGCCAACTACTCCAAAAGAAATTGATTGTGATATGGTCAATTAATTAGTTACTGCAttttccaaatataataattgcCTGTTTGTCTTTTAACGTCAATTGCTCGGACAGTGTGACCTTGATCTAAAATGCTACCTTTTGAAAGCTATGCAAGGAGCAAATGTTAATCTTTGAAAGTTGCAGAATAGAATCACTATGTGATGCACAAAAGTGGCAGATAATTAAGTTAGTTTTCCAAAAGATTAAGAACCAAAGCATTAGGAGTGGTAGGTGCTGAGATTAAAAAATctctataaaataaaaaaatatcatTAGAAATCTCTAAGAGAAAATAAACTCTTACTACCAAACCAAACCTTACGAGAGACTTTTTattaaaaaacacaaaaaaaaaaacaaacaaatgaaagtATTGTTCTACTTCCCATGGAAGAAAGATGTTCTATTTACtaggaaagaaaaatgagaatGAGAGCTtagatttaaaataattaacatATAATGGGAAGGAGGGATGAGATATGTGATATAGGGAGGGAGTGAAGTGATAACCCTCAACTTACacttaaataataataataataatattgtaATTGAATGGTATTTTTACACTACATGGAAAAGATACAAAGATATGCAAGTCTAATGTGTATGTggaagtatatatatatatgacattTAGCACTACTTCTACTTCTAAACTAACCTATATAAGGGAGGAGCTAATTGGGTTAGGAAGAACCAATCGGAACTGAATCATCattgtgacagtcccacctctTCTCAGAGCGAACCCTAAGAATTAGCGAactgcttgcccaactctcgtcgggattTAGTCAACTAATAAACCAGTAACCCAAAAAAACTAACTAAATATTTTCAAAGTAAAGGTTACAAAccataataaaaatataatcgTCACACCAACTTCTTAAACTTATAATATAGAATTAAATGTCAAACTTACAATTTTAAACTTAATTTACATAATAAGTGCCCAACTTacaaattcaaacttataaAACTCAAAGAAAAAATCTTCTAAACAAAAGAATTACAActcaaaatacaagttcaaGATAAAATTTAAGACTACGCAAGTTCTTGACAGCAGTTCCATCACagacctgttaaggaaaacaaaatggagtggggtgagctaaaactcaatgaaattccaaataaacatgtaggCATATACCCAATTAGAGGCGtaatataaacaaataaatacagTATAATACTAGAACAATTTAATCACAATTCAAGAATACGGgttgtgtcgcgccccattttttacaagaaaaataaatataaaggtgatttataaaagatgtgatcttatttaaaaataagtgacagggggacctagaatggg
This sequence is a window from Coffea eugenioides isolate CCC68of chromosome 7, Ceug_1.0, whole genome shotgun sequence. Protein-coding genes within it:
- the LOC113777815 gene encoding casein kinase II subunit alpha-like is translated as MAVRPCFQFIVSIARHHHPHIQTGHLFSSSLILPTPTKTFPTVILRRLSSRSPFSLIHQQQKQKPSQTCPPPPPQSPPLTHSPKLTPASTRLRPSLSPSETMSQKIGKSVRRPGAASKARVYTDINVIRPKEYWDYESLTVQWGEQDDYEVVRKVGRGKYSEVFEGVHTTNNEKCIIKILKPVKKKKIKREIKILQNLCGGPNIVKLLDIVRDQQSKTPSLIFEYVNNTDFKVLYPTLSDFDIRYYIYELLKALDYCHSQGIMHRDVKPHNVMIDHEQRKLRLIDWGLAEFYHPGKEYNVRVASRYFKGPELLVDLQDYDYSLDLWSLGCMFAGMIFRKEPFFYGHDNYDQLVKIAKVLGTDELNAYLNKYRLELDPQLATLVGRHSRKPWMKFVNSDNQHLAVPEAIDFVDKLLRYDHQERPTAKEAMAHPYFYPVRNAESSRTRT